The Silene latifolia isolate original U9 population chromosome 4, ASM4854445v1, whole genome shotgun sequence region CAAGTAGGAGGCTAGGGTTTAGAggtttcggcctctagggtttcggcCGGTCCAATATTGGCCTCCATAGCCCACaccaaatcgagatagaattttagttgaaaccctaggttgaatgacgacataaatatcgtgttacaaaccaatagtacatccaacttaaattctaattaaataattccaattatataaatagtctcttattcttataaaacactaaaaatatattttccaaaaattaacgcatcatttttgtcaagcagtgaagttatggctatgaggtcataacttcactaaactttaaatcaaacaaagtaaaaccattacctgatgatgacctatactatctaatcttcagtagatcttcagtaaacgaatcgtctcttcacaagtctctcatcttgagtcccGTGGTTGTTATTTGATATTGATCTTGAACATTACGATCAAATGTCTTTGAAGTtatacctccttggtccaaactttcaagcttgcgtcattgtaattgttcctttctaaattaagaCTCGAGcaaacaattacacgcatatgtttataatattaagtccacatacaaatcattactgtcgtGGATGACTTTAGCATGAAATTTGACACCAAACACCAATATAATGATGATATCTGTAGCCATTATCCAAACTTAgcttatactccctcccagtcactataatgttcccactttcccgaaacggattattcaactaatgttcccatttccttttttggtaacttttactcttattttattcattcctctctcctatcaccaaaccccacacaactcttttactcctattttattactttcctttatattttggctccacaattctttatttaactaataataattaatccctctctcctatcaccaaccccacacaactcttttactcttttactcctattttaatacttttccttaagtattgtgcctatatcaaatgggaacaatatagtgtctgggagggagtatatagaGTACAACTAATCCAGGACTAAATCCTTATAACTCTTTTTCTAATTGACGCGAAGAGAGAGAAAGCAAAAAAAACTCCAAATCCACAACCCTAAAAATCCGTTTTTGACACAGCCGCAACGCCCGTCCGCCCACCGTCCTTCTTGAGGCTCAGCCTATCGCCGGAGATGGGGCCGTCTTTCAAAGCCCAATCTCCGGCAATCGTTCACTCTTCTCTAACTAACTAGATTACCCGGATTTTCATGCACCCATTATTTTTTTATGCCTTCCATTGGTCCCTTCGTGGTTCAATCGGTCTTCATGCTTGATTGTGGTCGTTGGCCGGTGCGGCTCACCATTCTCTTTTTCGTCCATCCTCTTCTCAGCTTGGGCTGTGGTTGTTTTTGGTTGCATCCAGGTCGAGTTTCTGCCAGTAATTGTTATTTCTCAGTTTTTTATTAACAAACGCACCTTTCACACATCATTATGGCATTGTTTTAATTGAGGATAGAGTTAGATTTTTGGGTGCATTTATTGACTCAATTCAATGAAGTTTCTTGGAATCAGAAATGACTTCATCGTTGAGTCGTCAATGGCTTCAATTTAAGCCTTTTTATAATTACCCAGGTTTTTTCTTTCCCCGGTGATAAAGGTTCTCTTGCTCATCTATCATGTTTTTTTAGGCGATGTTCTGTGAGCTTACCCTATAAGAAAATCGGAGTAATTTACCGCGTTCTTCATTGTTTTTTGAATCCTTTTTATCTTGAATTTGAGTATTTGTCCGAGTACTCTTTTTTTCGACGGAGGTGGCTGTCTGGTTTTGATGGTGAAGTTGGTCTTTTTTTCGACGTTGTTCTTGTCCGAGGTTGGTGTTGAAGAGTTTCGGGTGATGTTGCTGGTTGATTGGGTGTTGGTAGTCTGGTTATTTTTTAGAACAGTGGTTTTTGGGTGGACTCAAGATGGGTTTATACGGTGGTGAGGGTTCGGGTCAGGTGTGGTGGTATTTGTGGTATTCTGAGAACATTTGTCCGGTGCTCTTGCTGTTtaagttttttctttttttttttgatttctcAAAATAATATACTCTTAGAAGAGTATTTGAATTAGTTATTACCTCTTAAAGGTGTTCTATCTTAGCTTTTTGAGTTGGGGTTGCTTTGTGAAAAGTTATGGCTACTATTTCTATAGATAAAATTTTCCTAAAGCATTTTGTTGTTGCTCATGGAAATGGTGAGTTCAAGGAGGATGACTGGTCATTGTTTAGTTCTTTCTTACCGATGGAAGAAACTCATTTGACTAAGGTTAACTTCCTTAAGGAGAGTGGCAATAACTTCTTTAAGCAAAATCTGTTTGACTCTGCTGGCGGCTGCTATGAAATGGAATGTCGACTCTTATGTTTGGTTTTGGAATCTAGGGAAGACTATGACGTTGAATATGTCTTGCAATTAGCAATTTCTTTAAATTTGAATTTAGCGTCTTGCGCTAATAAGCTCCATGAGTATGAGGTGGCTATAAACTTCTGCTCTTTGGTTTTGTCGTCCAACCCTAAAAATGCTAAGGCTCTATTTCGTAGAGCTGTAGCTTGCATGAAGACTAATATGCTGATGGAAGCGCAAACTGATCTTGAAACTGTGTTAATGCTTGAGCCTAAGAATAAAGATATCCTTATAAAACTGAATGTTGTCAAGAATCTACGGGCTATTAATCATAACGGGAAGAGAAGTATTGAGGACCAGTTGTTATGTGAGGTGGCTAGGGAATGTAAAAGACCTATCCCTAATGATAATACCGGGGACATCACAGTTAACGAAAAGGGGGGTCTTCTTGTGGCTCTTGCGTTACTCCACTTTCTGACTCCACTGTCATGGATACCTGCATTTTGGATGATGACCTTCTTATAAATCTCGAAGAAAATTCTTCTCCTAATTTTGATTTGGAACACAATCACAAATATTCTCAAATGGGTGATAATGAGCATATTCCTAAAAACTCGGTTCTTGAGTTCTCAAGAAAGGGTGGaggaaattcaaggctaaggaTCTCCGCACAAGCTTATCAAAAAATGCTTGAAGGtagttgtaacacccctgattttcggctaaattaaaactaacttttacatataaaatgcgccgaaatacagagatattataattaatattcaaaGTCTCTATTACAAAATCTCTTTTAtacaaatgaaaacaaaatgaactaaaacttttacaaaatctttaaataaaatcttcacttgaaataaaatcctttttcaaCAGCAGCGGAAGTGACCTGAAAAGAaaatcagaagacagaaaggaactacccccatgacgagtagcccagaagggagaaaacacgtcagccggaaagctgagtaacagataatacctcaatataagcagaatagtttttggtcatggcgtggaaacatacacacgtaaaaataaaaataaacacagaatataataaaaacactccccgttaACTCATCTCATGCTCAGACCTACTCCATAATATAATACACTCTCTCGTCCCAATAATTAACCAAGTTtcatctcattactccgtctcataatataatacaccaaagtaaccaattatcgtattctcatcgtcgaacctaagtcaaagacaaggggtgagtgaactggcggataagaccgcgaaacaatatttccatctcaatatcgatttcaaactcaaataactcaataaccatggtcactctggaccgtaaacataattCGGCTCAAAGgtcccataactcataactcaataccagtaaccggATTTctatctcaatttcaatatcaaatattgtcaaaggttcatagaaccgtgctcaacacttagagtaaatactccaagctactcacccacgagtctcGGAAAAACGAAACGACAAATTAAAATACAACATTAGGACAAACCACAACTCAATTACTTAACAAGGTCAGACGCGAATAAATAATAGTATCGCCATCTCATCCAAAGATCATAATGAAAACAATATCCCTGTTCGTTTCAAACCTACACACAAATTTATCTCTTCGTTCCCAGTAATACTACTTGCTTAAACTCCTAGCCACACATCATTGATTCACTAGACCATTAAACATGTCAACAACACCACACTAACCTTGAAGAAAACTTTACCTACCTAATTAGTCCCATGTTTATCTTAAACAATCTCCAGTTATTTAACAACTAAACCCGTCTCTCCACAATAAAATTAACTTACTGATAAAAATATTAACTATTATAATAAGTATTAACCATTAGTAATTTAAGGCATATAAAAATCTTAGCACATAAAAACCGTAAGTAATTAATAACAATTTGCAACAAGTAGTTCATATAACCtcgaacaatagtaataatattaggatcggtagaatcgtgttaccttaaatttGCCCCAAGTCGCTCAAAACAATAACCCATAAAATCCATAATAGAGAAAGACACAGATAGAGGCCAGGTTGGCTATAAACGCTCGGTCGATAATCATAACAGATGTTGATCCAATGAAGGAGTTGATCATTGCCAATAATAATGATGATGCATGCGGTACTATAGTGATTGATGGTAATAGGGAGGCATTAAACCTCACGAAGAGAGGAACACAAATAGTCGGAGGTTGTATTAGAATAGGGTTTTGTTATTGGtagaaaataaataaaatcatGTGGGCTACGGATTATATATACGAATATGGGATGCTAGTGGGCTTTGGAGTTAAATATCTAATTAGGTACGGAAAAGACCAATTAAACATAAAATCTACTTTAAAAGATGCAAAGTcaaaattctctttttttttttttcaatttaaaaTTAACGAAGAgaaataataatttataattaacaAAATATTCGGAGTATTACAACTTTTCTCTCTTAAAAGAAATTTAGTCACCGAAGTTCGgatttataaaataaaaataaagttaGAAATTTAAGTGGTATTACATTAAAAAATGCCAAGGTCACAAAGGAGGGAGTAAGGTGAGCTTTTACAATAAAAGAGACTTGTCTACTATGACAATTCAGCATATTAGTAGCATTCTTAATTTACGTACTATGTATTGGCTCAAATGTACTAAAAGAGTTAGTGATGAAACTTGGATAAAATCAATTCAAATATGATTGATTTATCCTTGTTTTATGAATTGTTGTGTTTGTAATTGTTTGTTATGAGCTTAATGAGAATTTctaacctttcaccaaaaaaaagaCAATTCGGATCCTTAATACCAAGGTCACAAAGGAGGGAGGAATTACAAGAGATCATTATAAGAGAAAGAAGAGGAGGAGACGTTCTAAAAAGCGGAAACCGAAGATGGTGGTGGGAAATGAAGACACGGTTTCTTGTTCAGGAGCCATCAATGGGATTCATGGTATTAATTCGAGGGAGTCCTCTATTGGTGGTGTAAACTCGAGTTCATTCTCTATTTGTGACATCTTATCTCCTTCGGGTACTCATATCCCCCAAGGAGACCCTACAGTTGTCACCCCTAATTTCTACTTACCCGTTTCTTTGACGAATGACACGGCCAACACCTCTATTTGCTTCCAAGCCCATAAAGATCCAAGTGAACATCAGTCGTTCTTCATGTTTTCAGTTGGACCTAAGAAGTGCAAGTTTCCTTCGTCTGGTAAACTGTCACGTGCCTCGCCTACACGTAGGCTTTGCAGGTACCCCTCAGGTAGATTTTGCCCTTCTAATCTCCAAGTGAATGAGACTAAGAGAATTATTAATTTCAAAAAGAATCATAGCCAGGGACATGAATCTCCAAGACACAATGTATCTACTTGCTCTACAAGAAGGTCTTTCTCCCGTAAATCTCTACGTTCTCGAGGCGTAAGTatgtcttgttgcaggtactcTCCTGAAGCCCAATtgacaaagaagagaaaagaagattTCGCTCATTTGGCAAACTCAGATCGTCCCCTCAAGAAGCCTTTTCTTTTTACTAACCTCATTCTTAGTTTAATTTCTGTTTCAGATTATGTAATAATAAAGTCAGGCTCCGAGAGTCGGCTACGCACTATGTAGGAAACCTTTCTTTATcactgccaaaaaaaaaaaaaaaaaactttgggTCAAAATTGGCTTTCACGGAGTAATATCTTAATTGTTTATGTATGGAATTTGAGTAGAATTAAATTGTTTATGTTTTGAACTGAATAATTTTCGGGCAAATTCTAAACTTTTTGTCATcagaccttgaaaatgtcaattTTATGTTACTTATTTTATTTGGTTAATTCATTGGTGTCAGAGACCAGAAACTTTTGTTTGCATAACACATGTACCTATTATTTTCTTCAATGATTGATGTCTTTAGTTAGTTCATGAATTTAATGGTTAGTTTGAGTCTAACCAGTGAGATGGGTAATTTGACAATTTATACATTGAATAAGTCACATTTTCAAattttatacctaagataactttcttTAAAATTATATAACTAAAATAATATTTTCTTTCAAACTTGATACTAAATCTGAAAAAAAGCCTTGAATTGACAATCTTACCCTTACTAATTATAAACATTATCATCCTTTGTCTCACCTATTAACACACACATCCACGATTATCATCACTAAAACCATCAAATTAGTAAGGGCAAAATCGTTAATTTAGGGATTTTTTTAAGATATGGTATCAAGTTTagaagaaaatgttattttaggtataagattttaaaaaaaattatcttaggtataaaatttgaaaaagtgagttattcaaggtataagttatcaaattaccctTTTTATTATGATGCAGGGAGCACAAACAGATCAAAACTT contains the following coding sequences:
- the LOC141651644 gene encoding 70 kDa peptidyl-prolyl isomerase-like — its product is MATISIDKIFLKHFVVAHGNGEFKEDDWSLFSSFLPMEETHLTKVNFLKESGNNFFKQNLFDSAGGCYEMECRLLCLVLESREDYDVEYVLQLAISLNLNLASCANKLHEYEVAINFCSLVLSSNPKNAKALFRRAVACMKTNMLMEAQTDLETVLMLEPKNKDILIKLNVVKNLRAINHNGKRSIEDQLLCEVARECKRPIPNDNTGDITVNEKGGLLVALALLHFLTPLSWIPAFWMMTFL